The following is a genomic window from Amycolatopsis sp. BJA-103.
CGCGGTGCGCGCCGCGCGCCGCACCCAGTGTTCCCCTTCGCGCTGCTTGTTCCGCACCAGCGCCGAGCGGGCCAGGTCGGCCCAGAGGTCTTCGGTGCCCAGCAGATAGCCACCCGCGTCGGCGCTGCGCGCGGCCGAGTACAGCAGCGCGTCGGCGCCCTCGGTGTCGCCGAGCAGGCTGAGCACGGTGAACTCGGCGTGGTCGACCGTGTGCTGCATCCCGGACTGACGGCTGTCGGCGGCCAGCGCCCGCGCCCTGGCGAGCCAGCCCTGCGCGCCGAGGATCCGGATCGCGCACTGGGTCAGCAGGCTGTGCAGCGGCCGGGCGGGGTCGGTGCCGCCCAACATCGTGCGGCGGGCCAGTTCCATCGCTTCCGGCCAGTCCCCGCCCAGATAGTTCAGCGCGAACCGGTTCGGCCCGGGGAGCTGGTCGAGGGTCATCCCGGTCTCGGCGATCCGCCGTCGCGCCTGCTGGAGTTCTCCCAGCTGCAGCAGCATTTCCACTTCGAACCGGCGCTGTTCGATGCCGTATTGCGGCAGATGTCCAGACCGCCACAGTTCCGGATGGGCAACGAGGGTGTGCAGCTGGGACGTGTCACCGAGCACGACGCCGCAGGCCGCGAGGAACATCGTGCCGAAGTCGGCGGTGATGTGGTTGCTCCCGGTCCACACCGCGCGTTCCCGTTCGAGCAGGTCCCTGGCCTCGATCCAGCGACGGCTCAGCAGCAGGGCGTACGCCCGGTTGATCACCATCAGGGCTGGGTCGTCCGGCAGCACCGGGGACGCGCCCGCGGCGATCTCGGCGAGCTCCCCGAGGTCGCCGCGGGCCGCGAGCCCGGTGATGAACACGGTCGAGAGTTCCTGCGCCTGCGCCGGTTCCAGATGGCCGAGATGCTTGCAGAGCACCTGCCGCGCGCATTCCCCGGCCTCGGCGGCGCGGTAGTGCAACGCCTTCGCCGCGCTCAGCAGCATCAGCACGACGGTCCGCGCCGGTGGTTCGGTCACCCAGGACAACGTCGCGTGGAGCCAGCGTTCCGCCTTGGCGCCGTCGGTGAACAGGACACGTTTGCCGTTCTCGAGGAGTTCGGCCGACGCGCGGCGCGTGTCGACGAGCGACCCGGCCTGGGTGATCCAGTCGAGCACCAGATCCGGGTCGGAGACGGTCGCGGAACCCGACCACACGGCTTGGACCGCTTGTGCGGACATGCTTCGCGAGGCGTACGGCCCGATCCCGGTCAGCAGGGCGTCCCGGACGGCGGGGACCCGGAACCGGTATCCGCCGTCCCGGTCCCGCACCAGGACGCGTTCGGCGACAAGCCTGTCGAGCACTCCGCGCAGGTCGTCCTCCCGCCACCCCAGCGCGGTCGCGGCCAGCCCGGTGGCGGAGGCACCGAGCGGGCCGAGCATCGCCATCGTCTCGGCCGCTTCCCGCACTCCGCCACCCGCCTCGGTCACCGCCCGCAGAAGCGGATGGTCCACGGTGGCCACCGGTTCGTCGACCCTTTCGACGCGGTACGCGGTGCGGTCGACGATCCGCAGGGCCCCGGCGGACCGGTAACCGTGCACGAGCGCGGTCAGCGCGGCGGGGTTGCCCCGGGTGGCGGTGTGCAGTTCGGTCACCAGCCCGTCGTTCGGCAGGGCCGAGACCAGCCCGGTCAGCAGGGAGCGCGACTGGGCTCGCGAAAGCGGCCGGAGAAACCGCAGCCTCGCCCGCCCGCCCGCCCGCAGCCGCGCGAAGGCGCCGCGCAGCGCGGGGCTCCCGGACATGTCGTCCCCCGCGCCGATCCGCAGCGTCGCCACCACGCTGATCGGCGTCTCCGCCGAACACCGGTGCAGCAGCGGGCTCACCAGCCGTGCGGTGTGCTCGTCGAGCCACTGGACGTCGTCGACCAGGACCACCAGCGGGGTCTGGGTCCGCAGGAGCGCGAACACGGCTGTCGCGATCTTCGCGACGGTCTCCGGGGTCGGCGTGGTTTCGCCCGCCCTGGCGAGCATGGCCAGCACGGATCGCCGTGCGGGCTCCTCCTCGGCCCGGTCCGCGCCGAGGAGGACGAGAAGCCGGAAGATCGCGCCGTAGGGGAGCGTCCGGTCGAGTTCGGCGAGCCGCAGCACCAGCACCTTGGCCGACGGGGTGAGCTCCTCGGCGAGCCTGTCGAGCACCGTGCCGCGACCGCAGCCGGGTTCGCCCGCGAGCACCGTGAGCGGGGTCGTGCCGAGACCGGCGTCGTCCCGCAGGATCCCCACCTCCTCGACGCGGACGTCCGTCCGCAGACCCGTCCCGGTGTCCGTGTGCCTGGTGCTCATGCGCCCAGTTCACCAGGACGGAGCCCGGCTGACCGTCACCCAACCGTATGAACCGGGCAGTCGAGGCCGTGTCAAGTTCCCAGTGGCCGGTAATTCCCGCCCGGTACCGGCGGTTCCCGGGGCGTCGACAAACCGGCCGGTATGCTGAGCGTCCGCACGAGAAGGAGCCGGCCATGACACGAGCGACCACCCGCAAGGCGGGGACGGCGGAGGCGAGCGGCGAAGACCAGGCCGCCGTGCCGCGCCGTCTGCTGTCGCACGCCACGAAGCTCTTCGCCAAGAAGGGTTTCGACCGCACCTCCGTGCAGGAGATCGTCGAGGCGGCCGGGGTCACCAAGGGGGCGATGTACCACTACTTCGGCTCCAAGGACGACCTCCTTTACGAGATCTACGCCCGGGTGCTGCGCGCGCAGACCGAGCAACTGGAAAAGGTGGCCTCGAGTGAGGCGCCGCTGCGGGAGCGGTTGCGCTCCGCTGCTTCCGACGTGGTCGTCAGCACGATCGACAACCTCGACGACAACACGATCTTCATGCAGTCCATGCACCAGCTCAGCGTGGAGAAGCAGAAGGCCGTCCGCGCGGAACGGCGCAAGTACCACGAGCGCTTCCGCACGCTGATCGAAGAAGGCCAGGAGTCCGGCGAGTACCGCGCGGACAAACCGGCCGACGTGATCGTCGACTTCTTCTTCGGCTCGGTGCACCACCTCGGTTCCTGGTACCGGCGCGGTGGCGCGCTCTCGGCCCGCCAGATCGGCGACCACTTCGCCGATCTCCTGCTGGCCGCGCTGCGACCCGAATAGGTTCAGCCTGGTGGTGCGGGCACGAGCCGTTCCGCGAACCATTCGCTGCGGCGTTCGAGCACCGCTCCCACGTCCCATCCGGCGGTGAAGGCGAGCAGTCCTGTCGCCACTTCGTCGGCGTCGGCGGGCCAGCCCTGGGCGGCCAGGCTCGACCGCAACGCTTCGGCGTAGTCGGAGTAGGTGAAGTCGGGTAGCTCCGCGACGAGTGCCGTCGTCGTCCCGTGGTGCGAGTTCAGCCCGGCGAAGGACCGGCTGCACCCGCATTCGGAATCGGGGGAGTCTTCGCCGTCGTCGCAGCACGGGGCGATCCAGATCAGTTCGCCCTCGATGCAGTGGTTGAAGTCGTTTTCTCGCGCACCCTGGGTCTTCGAGGTGGCCACGAGCAGTTTCATGATGACTCCCTGTTCGATCAGATGTTCGAACAGGTATACCGGCAGGGTCCGACACTTTCCGGTGCGGACCCCGCCGGGAGGAATCAGGCGGGCAGGTCGATCAGCGGTGCGAGGGCCGCGCGATGCCGCCCAGGACTGCCCAAGGCGATCTCGTCGCTCTTCGCGCGCTTCAGGTACAGGTGCGCGGGGTGCTCCCAGGTCATGCCGATCCCGCCGTGTAGCTGGATCGCCTCTTCGGCGGCGTGGACGGCGATGGGGGAGTTGCGCGCCTGCGCCACCGCGACGGCGATCGCGATGTCGTCGCCGGAAGCCAGGCAGTCGGCGGCGTAGCGCGCGGTCGCCCTGGCGTTCACCAGATCCGTGTACAGGTTCGCCAGCCGGTGCTTCAGCGACTGGAAGGACCCGACCTGACGCCCGAACTGGTAGCGCTCCTTGAGGTACCGCACCGTTTCGGTCAGCGCCCATTCGGCGATCCCGAGTTGTTCCGAAGCGAGCAGTCCCGCCGCGGTCAGGAGTGCCGTGTTCAGCGCGGACTCCGCCGTCGAGGAGCTTGCGACCTGCTTCGCGGCCACGTTCTCCAAGGTGACGTCGGCGATGCGCCGCGTCAGGTCCAGCGAAATCGCCTCGGTGACCGTCACTCCCGCCGAAGCCGCGTCGACCGTGAAGAGGCCGGGACCATCGGGCCCGACCGCCGGGACGACGATCAGTTCGGCCACCGAGGCGTCGACGACGCTGCGGACCTGGCCGCTGAGCGTGCCGTCCGCGGCGGCGGTGACCGTCGAGGGGAACTCGGCACCGGGCGCGGTCGACAGGGGTACGGCCAGCGCGCCGACGAGCGCGCCCGCGGCCAGTTTCCCGAGCTTTTCCACCACTTCCGCCTGCGCAGTGTCGGTGGCCAGCAGGGCCGACGTCGCCAGCACGGCACTGCCGAGATAGGGGACGGGGGCGACGCTGCGCCCGAGTTCCTCCATCACGACGGCGACTTCACGCGCCGAAGCGCCGTGCCCGCCCAGCGCCTCCGGCACGGCGAGGCCCGCCGCGCCGAGGTCGGCGGCGAGCGTGCGCCACAACGTCAGGTCGTACGGTTCCGCCGTCTCGGTCCTGGCGATCAGGGCCGCCGGTTCGGCGCGATCCTTGAACAGGTCGCGGACGCTGGCACGAAGGTCCTCTTCGACCTCGGAATACAACAGGTCGCTCATCGGGGCAGGTCCTTCCAGGCGACGTCCTTGTCGATCCGCGGCTCGGACGGCAGTCCCAGCACGCGTTCGGCGATGATGTTGCGCAGGACCTCCGAGGTGCCGCCCTCGATCGAGTTCCCCTTCGCGCGCAGATAGCGGTAACCGGCTTCGCGGCCGAGGAAGTTCACGCCGTCGGGACGACGCATCGTCCAGTCGTCGTAGCGCAGGCCTTCGTCGCCGAGCAGTTCGATCTCCAGCCCGGACGCGGCCTGGTTCAGCTCGGAGAACGCGACCTTGACCGCCGAACCCTCCGGGCCGGGTGCTCCGGCGGCGAGTTGCTGCCGCAGCCGCGAACTCACCAGGCGCAGGCTTTCGCCCTCCACCCACAGTTTCAGCAGGCGGTCGTGCAGTTCGGACGTCCGCAGCTCCGGGCGCTCACGCCAGGTTTCCGCGACGACGCCGACCATGCCGCCGTCACGCGGGAACTCGGCTCCGCCGATGGCGACGCGCTCGTTCATCA
Proteins encoded in this region:
- a CDS encoding TetR/AcrR family transcriptional regulator, translated to MTRATTRKAGTAEASGEDQAAVPRRLLSHATKLFAKKGFDRTSVQEIVEAAGVTKGAMYHYFGSKDDLLYEIYARVLRAQTEQLEKVASSEAPLRERLRSAASDVVVSTIDNLDDNTIFMQSMHQLSVEKQKAVRAERRKYHERFRTLIEEGQESGEYRADKPADVIVDFFFGSVHHLGSWYRRGGALSARQIGDHFADLLLAALRPE
- a CDS encoding acyl-CoA dehydrogenase family protein — translated: MSDLLYSEVEEDLRASVRDLFKDRAEPAALIARTETAEPYDLTLWRTLAADLGAAGLAVPEALGGHGASAREVAVVMEELGRSVAPVPYLGSAVLATSALLATDTAQAEVVEKLGKLAAGALVGALAVPLSTAPGAEFPSTVTAAADGTLSGQVRSVVDASVAELIVVPAVGPDGPGLFTVDAASAGVTVTEAISLDLTRRIADVTLENVAAKQVASSSTAESALNTALLTAAGLLASEQLGIAEWALTETVRYLKERYQFGRQVGSFQSLKHRLANLYTDLVNARATARYAADCLASGDDIAIAVAVAQARNSPIAVHAAEEAIQLHGGIGMTWEHPAHLYLKRAKSDEIALGSPGRHRAALAPLIDLPA
- a CDS encoding DUF7715 family protein; amino-acid sequence: MKLLVATSKTQGARENDFNHCIEGELIWIAPCCDDGEDSPDSECGCSRSFAGLNSHHGTTTALVAELPDFTYSDYAEALRSSLAAQGWPADADEVATGLLAFTAGWDVGAVLERRSEWFAERLVPAPPG
- a CDS encoding AAA family ATPase; translation: MSTRHTDTGTGLRTDVRVEEVGILRDDAGLGTTPLTVLAGEPGCGRGTVLDRLAEELTPSAKVLVLRLAELDRTLPYGAIFRLLVLLGADRAEEEPARRSVLAMLARAGETTPTPETVAKIATAVFALLRTQTPLVVLVDDVQWLDEHTARLVSPLLHRCSAETPISVVATLRIGAGDDMSGSPALRGAFARLRAGGRARLRFLRPLSRAQSRSLLTGLVSALPNDGLVTELHTATRGNPAALTALVHGYRSAGALRIVDRTAYRVERVDEPVATVDHPLLRAVTEAGGGVREAAETMAMLGPLGASATGLAATALGWREDDLRGVLDRLVAERVLVRDRDGGYRFRVPAVRDALLTGIGPYASRSMSAQAVQAVWSGSATVSDPDLVLDWITQAGSLVDTRRASAELLENGKRVLFTDGAKAERWLHATLSWVTEPPARTVVLMLLSAAKALHYRAAEAGECARQVLCKHLGHLEPAQAQELSTVFITGLAARGDLGELAEIAAGASPVLPDDPALMVINRAYALLLSRRWIEARDLLERERAVWTGSNHITADFGTMFLAACGVVLGDTSQLHTLVAHPELWRSGHLPQYGIEQRRFEVEMLLQLGELQQARRRIAETGMTLDQLPGPNRFALNYLGGDWPEAMELARRTMLGGTDPARPLHSLLTQCAIRILGAQGWLARARALAADSRQSGMQHTVDHAEFTVLSLLGDTEGADALLYSAARSADAGGYLLGTEDLWADLARSALVRNKQREGEHWVRRAARTATQLDTARAHQNHYLARAAVHREPAAARRAAAIARERRDVPYESAMTLLRAGLAGHRPEQSWTEAYELFGVVGAWFWRGRVRKLLRDNGFAGPGRTETTAENERLLAILVAEGLTNRQLAVVLETSEKSVEGRLSRLFSRTGYTSRVELAAAILTGEYLT